The Ananas comosus cultivar F153 linkage group 7, ASM154086v1, whole genome shotgun sequence genome has a window encoding:
- the LOC109713129 gene encoding uncharacterized protein LOC109713129 has protein sequence MAFSARMKELMKKYGKVALGVHLSVSAASITGLYVAIKNNVDVEGIFQRVGLSSVAGDNPGAADPAVVLDGSDSAAPGGAATGEEWEQQRKKRNRTAELAASSGGALALAILCNKALFPVRVPITIALTPPIARFLARRNLLKTQV, from the coding sequence ATGGCGTTCTCGGCGCGGATGAAGGAGCTGATGAAGAAGTACGGCAAGGTGGCGCTCGGCGTCCACCTCTCCGTCTCCGCCGCCTCCATCACCGGCCTATACGTCGCCATCAAGAACAACGTCGACGTCGAGGGCATCTTCCAGAGGGTCGGCCTCTCCTCCGTCGCCGGCGATAATCCCGGCGCCGCCGACCCAGCCGTCGTCTTGGACGGCTCCGACTCGGCGGCGCCCGGCGGCGCCGCAACGGGGGAGGAGTGGGAGCagcagaggaagaagaggaacagGACGGCGGAGCTCGCTGCGTCGAGCGGCGGAGCCCTAGCTCTGGCGATCCTCTGCAACAAGGCCCTGTTCCCTGTTAGGGTTCCGATCACGATCGCCCTCACGCCGCCGATCGCTAGATTTCTCGCTAGGAGGAACCTCCTCAAGACTCAAGTATga
- the LOC109713128 gene encoding protein Simiate — translation MEGTEDAAQTLDEELRSLLLPDPRDLPPIPPSSVESNFARYFAPDLLKPGHDQYVYRHANGLCVIGLAPTHIALKEEGGVTAVDFNVGKSDRSEMKVTGKRKRNAQHFESNTALCKVCANGTFYVVRCCVKGSLLEVNNRLIKQPDLLNSSADREGYIAIIMPKPSDWLKIKDSLLSYEEYNKLRGLC, via the exons ATGGAGGGAACCGAAGATGCGGCCCAAACCCTAGACGAGGAGCTTCGATCGCTCCTCCTCCCCGACCCACGAGATCTCCCCCCAATTCCCCCTTCCTCCGTGGAATCCAATTTCGCTCGTTACTTCGCCCCAG ATTTGTTAAAGCCCGGACATGATCAGTACGTCTATCGCCACGCCAATGG TTTATGTGTGATTGGTTTGGCCCCGACCCACATTGCATTGAAGGAGGAAGGAGGGGTAACAGCTGTGGATTTCAATGTGGGGAAATCGGATCGGAGTGAGATGAAGGTCACGGGAAAGCGTAAAAGG AATGCGCAGCACTTTGAATCGAACACAGCCCTCTGTAAAGTTTGTGCAAATGGTACATTCTATGTTGTGAG GTGCTGTGTGAAAGGTTCTCTTTTGGAGGTCAACAATCGGTTGATTAAGCAACCCGACCTGCTTAACTCTTCT GCAGATAGAGAAGGATACATAGCAATAATCATGCCCAAACCATCAGATTGGCTTAAGATCAAGGACTCGTTATTGAGCTACGAAGAGTATAACAAGTTGAGAGGGCTTTGCTGA
- the LOC109712354 gene encoding methyltransferase-like protein 23 isoform X2, with protein sequence MDDAASPPRPPSAAHRSPAATGGGGGGSSSMTTISRHFFGGASSDEDHEFYVDIIENMQEDYGMFVWPCSIILAEYVWQQRLRFSGSTVVEVMKNMRSICNLNKVNCKILGITWGEWDDPIFDLNPSIVLGADVFYDSTDFDDLFATVAFLLQSSPGAVFITTYQNRSGHHLIEFLMVKWGLKCSKILDGFSFMPLCKASSLQGNIQLVEIELDT encoded by the exons ATGGACGacgccgcgtcgccgccgcggccgccatCGGCGGCGCACCGGAGCCCCGCCGCCaccggcggaggcggcggcggctcctcCTCCATGACCACCATATCCCGCCACTTCTTCGGCGGCGCCTCCTCCGACGAGGACCACGAGTTCTATGTCGACATCATCGAG AACATGCAAGAAGACTATGGAATGTTTGTCTGGCCTTGTAGCATCATTCTTGCTGAGTATGTGTGGCAGCAGAGATTAAGATTTTCAGGAAGCACTGTGGTTGAG GTTATGAAGAACATGAGAAGCATATGCAATCTCAACAAAGTCAACTGCAAA ATACTTGGAATTACCTGGGGAGAGTGGGACGATCCTATCTTCGATTTGAACCCCAGTATTGTTCTCGGCGCTGATGTATTCTACGATTCAACTG ATTTCGACGATCTCTTTGCCACTGTTGCTTTTCTCCTGCAAAGTTCTCCTGGGGCAGTCTTCATAACAACATACCAAAACCGAAG TGGGCATCATCTGATTGAATTCTTGATGGTAAAGTGGGGCTTGAAGTGTTCGAAAATTTTGGATGGTTTCTCCTTCATGCCGCTATGCAAGGCCTCTTCCCTTCAAGGAAACATTCAACTTGTCGAGATCGAACTCGACACCTAA
- the LOC109712354 gene encoding methyltransferase-like protein 23 isoform X1, translated as MDDAASPPRPPSAAHRSPAATGGGGGGSSSMTTISRHFFGGASSDEDHEFYVDIIENMQEDYGMFVWPCSIILAEYVWQQRLRFSGSTVVELGAGTSLPGLVAAKVGANVVLTDKSEDKEVMKNMRSICNLNKVNCKILGITWGEWDDPIFDLNPSIVLGADVFYDSTDFDDLFATVAFLLQSSPGAVFITTYQNRSGHHLIEFLMVKWGLKCSKILDGFSFMPLCKASSLQGNIQLVEIELDT; from the exons ATGGACGacgccgcgtcgccgccgcggccgccatCGGCGGCGCACCGGAGCCCCGCCGCCaccggcggaggcggcggcggctcctcCTCCATGACCACCATATCCCGCCACTTCTTCGGCGGCGCCTCCTCCGACGAGGACCACGAGTTCTATGTCGACATCATCGAG AACATGCAAGAAGACTATGGAATGTTTGTCTGGCCTTGTAGCATCATTCTTGCTGAGTATGTGTGGCAGCAGAGATTAAGATTTTCAGGAAGCACTGTGGTTGAG CTTGGTGCTGGAACCTCATTGCCTGGGTTAGTAGCTGCTAAAGTTGGAGCAAATGTTGTGCTAACAGATAAGTCAGAGGACAAAGAG GTTATGAAGAACATGAGAAGCATATGCAATCTCAACAAAGTCAACTGCAAA ATACTTGGAATTACCTGGGGAGAGTGGGACGATCCTATCTTCGATTTGAACCCCAGTATTGTTCTCGGCGCTGATGTATTCTACGATTCAACTG ATTTCGACGATCTCTTTGCCACTGTTGCTTTTCTCCTGCAAAGTTCTCCTGGGGCAGTCTTCATAACAACATACCAAAACCGAAG TGGGCATCATCTGATTGAATTCTTGATGGTAAAGTGGGGCTTGAAGTGTTCGAAAATTTTGGATGGTTTCTCCTTCATGCCGCTATGCAAGGCCTCTTCCCTTCAAGGAAACATTCAACTTGTCGAGATCGAACTCGACACCTAA
- the LOC109712354 gene encoding methyltransferase-like protein 23 isoform X3, with protein MDDAASPPRPPSAAHRSPAATGGGGGGSSSMTTISRHFFGGASSDEDHEFYVDIIENMQEDYGMFVWPCSIILAEYVWQQRLRFSGSTVVELGAGTSLPGLVAAKVGANVVLTDKSEDKEVMKNMRSICNLNKVNCKILGITWGEWDDPIFDLNPSIVLGADVFYDSTG; from the exons ATGGACGacgccgcgtcgccgccgcggccgccatCGGCGGCGCACCGGAGCCCCGCCGCCaccggcggaggcggcggcggctcctcCTCCATGACCACCATATCCCGCCACTTCTTCGGCGGCGCCTCCTCCGACGAGGACCACGAGTTCTATGTCGACATCATCGAG AACATGCAAGAAGACTATGGAATGTTTGTCTGGCCTTGTAGCATCATTCTTGCTGAGTATGTGTGGCAGCAGAGATTAAGATTTTCAGGAAGCACTGTGGTTGAG CTTGGTGCTGGAACCTCATTGCCTGGGTTAGTAGCTGCTAAAGTTGGAGCAAATGTTGTGCTAACAGATAAGTCAGAGGACAAAGAG GTTATGAAGAACATGAGAAGCATATGCAATCTCAACAAAGTCAACTGCAAA ATACTTGGAATTACCTGGGGAGAGTGGGACGATCCTATCTTCGATTTGAACCCCAGTATTGTTCTCGGCGCTGATGTATTCTACGATTCAACTG GTTAA
- the LOC109713109 gene encoding uncharacterized protein At1g76070 isoform X2: MEKAAGDHHRSKNSGFLRFLAKSTSFSIPRHHLYNPPRERSYFNKAFSGPIVSIIPAEARYKEERSTVDGEEPLSPKVSCIGRIKGKKRSSEPKRPPPSSVQQQQQQQQKKKKKKQHAYFSFRGKAVEERADEKGRRSGAAVEGGGGAPRIGEMRRFASGRETIADFDWKKGESSAYDDHEVIIAYSAPLTVGGADWAVAPEPRKEVNIWKRRTMAPPRPLQV; the protein is encoded by the exons atggaGAAAGCAGCTGGTGATCACCACAGATCCAAAAACTCCGGCTTCCTCCGCTTCCTCGCGAAGTCGACGTCGTTCTCGATCCCCCGTCACCATCTCTACAACCCCCCGCGCGAGAGGAGCTACTTCAACAAAGCCTTCTCGGGCCCGATCGTGTCGATAATCCCCGCCGAGGCCCGGTACAAGGAGGAGAGATCTACCGTCGACGGCGAAGAGCCCCTCTCCCCGAAGGTCTCGTGCATCGGCCGGATCAAGGGGAAGAAGAGGTCGTCCGAGCCCAAAAGGCCGCCACCGTCGTCGgtgcaacaacaacaacaacaacaacaaaagaagaagaagaagaagcagcatgCGTACTTTTCATTCCGCG GTAAGGCTGTAGAGGAGAGAGCTGACGAGAAGGGACGGCGGTCGGGGGCGGCGGTCGAGGGTGGCGGTGGCGCTCCGCGGATAGGGGAGATGAGGCGGTTCGCGAGCGGGAGGGAGACGATCGCCGATTTCGATTGGAAGAAGGGGGAGAGTAGTGCATATGATGATCACGAGGTGATTATCGCGTACTCGGCGCCGTTGACGGTCGGCGGAGCCGATTGGGCGGTGGCGCCGGAGCCGAGGAAGGAGGTGAATATATGGAAGAGGAGGACCATGGCCCCACCAAGGCCTCTTCAAGTGTGA
- the LOC109713109 gene encoding uncharacterized protein At1g76070 isoform X1, translating to MEKAAGDHHRSKNSGFLRFLAKSTSFSIPRHHLYNPPRERSYFNKAFSGPIVSIIPAEARYKEERSTVDGEEPLSPKVSCIGRIKGKKRSSEPKRPPPSSVQQQQQQQQKKKKKKQHAYFSFRAGKAVEERADEKGRRSGAAVEGGGGAPRIGEMRRFASGRETIADFDWKKGESSAYDDHEVIIAYSAPLTVGGADWAVAPEPRKEVNIWKRRTMAPPRPLQV from the exons atggaGAAAGCAGCTGGTGATCACCACAGATCCAAAAACTCCGGCTTCCTCCGCTTCCTCGCGAAGTCGACGTCGTTCTCGATCCCCCGTCACCATCTCTACAACCCCCCGCGCGAGAGGAGCTACTTCAACAAAGCCTTCTCGGGCCCGATCGTGTCGATAATCCCCGCCGAGGCCCGGTACAAGGAGGAGAGATCTACCGTCGACGGCGAAGAGCCCCTCTCCCCGAAGGTCTCGTGCATCGGCCGGATCAAGGGGAAGAAGAGGTCGTCCGAGCCCAAAAGGCCGCCACCGTCGTCGgtgcaacaacaacaacaacaacaacaaaagaagaagaagaagaagcagcatgCGTACTTTTCATTCCGCG CAGGTAAGGCTGTAGAGGAGAGAGCTGACGAGAAGGGACGGCGGTCGGGGGCGGCGGTCGAGGGTGGCGGTGGCGCTCCGCGGATAGGGGAGATGAGGCGGTTCGCGAGCGGGAGGGAGACGATCGCCGATTTCGATTGGAAGAAGGGGGAGAGTAGTGCATATGATGATCACGAGGTGATTATCGCGTACTCGGCGCCGTTGACGGTCGGCGGAGCCGATTGGGCGGTGGCGCCGGAGCCGAGGAAGGAGGTGAATATATGGAAGAGGAGGACCATGGCCCCACCAAGGCCTCTTCAAGTGTGA
- the LOC109713257 gene encoding formin-like protein 14: MSFTLSQSSARFTFRVCKVCRARAAAKTSEKWRGNTLNEVSPWEEGAAGAQPPPPVAADGSVRREWRGAARAGANLASVHNEREQSGVENGILKPSSLSQLLISPPLKSKKFYFGEERASDCAFSVSPRLPISLSCAADLKASSHLKSLSSNHSTLNDPRSLSLRLLAAPHVINFSLRTPESPRRHIPTAIYLLPPPPPLSAPRANLYYALPSSPPPSSPPLTFSLFIPGSNSITTINSIHSGLSRLSPSHSLNSDRSSLTLPSRSSLPTPARSGALLTTTDFLGSRSLPPPMSDYPRRAPSPPPPPYHAMTLSRSRPCRRPLTPPPPPPSPSLPAPASSPLASPPAPAAASHARRATHPGRPAPHAPPRTPPAPPSPHPRGPALATTTPHRNQRERTDAATLPSPFSSPPGSKAVEERADEKGRRSGAVRGCGWRSADRGDRAVRSVRGTTSDFDEGGRVECYYYH; the protein is encoded by the exons ATGTCGTTTACCTTATCTCAATCTTCTGCTAGATTTACTTTCCGTGTTTGCAAGGTCTGTCGGGCGAGGGCGGCCGCGAAGACCAGTGAGAAATGGCGAGGGAATACCCTTAATGAAGTGAGTCCATGGGAAGAAGGAGCCGCCGGCGCGCAACCGCCTCCGCCGGTGGCGGCGGACGGCTCGGTGCGCCGCGAATGGCGCGGCGCGGCCCGAGCGGGGGCGAACCTGGCGTCGGTCCATAACGAACGCGAACAGTCCGGAGTGGAAAATGGGATCCTGAAGCCATCAAGCTTAAGCCAATTATTGATTTCTCCTCCTCTCAAATCGAAGAAATTCTATTTTGGTGAGG AGCGGGCCTCCGACTGCGCCTTCTCCGTGTCTCCTCGCTTACCCATCTCACTCTCCTGCGCTGCCGACCTAAAGGCCTCCTCGCACCTTAAATCTCTCTCGAGCAATCATTCGACCCTCAACGACCCCCGTTCCCTCTCCCTCCGCCTCCTCGCGGCTCCACATGTCATAAACTTCTCGCTACGCACCCCTGAATCTCCACGCCGACATATCCCGACCGCCATCTACCTGCTCCCCCCACCTCCGCCGCTTTCGGCTCCGCGCGCTAACCTCTACTACGCACTCCCCTCATCCCCCCCCCCATCGTCTCCGCCCCTCACCTTCTCCCTCTTCATCCC TGGCTCGAATTCAATCACCACGATCAACTCTATACACTCCGGCCTCTCTCGCCTCTCCCCCTCCCACTCGCTCAACTCCGACCGCTCTTCTCTCACGCTCCCCTCCCGCTCATCTCTACCCACCCCCGCGCGCAGCGGAGCTCTCCTCACTACAACAGACTTTCTCGGGTCTCGCTCGCTCCCCCCCCCCATGTCCGACTATCCCCGCCGAGCCccgtcccccccccccccgccgtACCACGCGATGACACTCTCACGCTCCCGACCTTGCCGCCGCCCCCTCACCcccccgccgccaccgccgagcCCCTCCCTCCCCGCCCCCGCGTCCTCCCCGCTCGCATccccccccgcccccgccgccgcctcgcacGCGCGACGCGCCACGCACCCCGGTCGTCCCGCGCCCCACGCGCCCCCCCGCACCCCCCCCgctcccccctccccccacccCCGTGGACCCGCCCTGGCAACAACAACACCCCACCGAAACCAACGAGAACGCACCGACGCAGCTACGCTGCCCTCACCTTTCTCTTCGCCGCCCGG CAGTAAAGCTGTAGAGGAGAGAGCTGACGAGAAGGGACGGCGGTCGGGCGCGGTTCGAGGGTGCGGGTGGCGCTCCGCGGATAGGGGAGATAGAGCGGTTCGCAGCGTGAGGGGAACGACGTCCGATTTCGATGAAGGGGGGAGAGTAGAATGCTATTATTATCACTGA